From Pelosinus fermentans DSM 17108, the proteins below share one genomic window:
- a CDS encoding HDIG domain-containing metalloprotein yields MLHRIKQVFAALTASITPKDRDFIEQHLNLKAQSLFWAMNVPDQRHVLNVAYTALRLADHHSNVNINLLVKCALLHDVGKVKGDVSTVDKIITVIGDCFFPNQLRKWGKQGRGSKVANLRHAFYIYFHHAAISAGMLREIGESPEMIDIIANHHKTPAENDPLELTLLRESDNMH; encoded by the coding sequence ATGTTACATAGAATAAAGCAGGTGTTTGCTGCACTTACCGCTTCGATTACACCAAAAGATAGAGACTTTATTGAGCAGCATTTAAACTTGAAAGCACAAAGTTTGTTTTGGGCGATGAATGTGCCAGATCAGCGGCATGTTCTGAATGTGGCATATACAGCACTGCGCTTAGCAGATCATCATTCAAATGTAAATATTAATCTATTGGTGAAATGCGCCTTACTTCATGATGTAGGAAAAGTGAAAGGCGATGTTAGTACAGTTGATAAAATCATAACTGTTATAGGAGATTGTTTTTTCCCAAATCAATTAAGAAAATGGGGAAAGCAGGGGCGAGGAAGTAAGGTCGCAAATCTTCGCCATGCGTTTTATATTTATTTTCATCATGCGGCTATTAGTGCTGGTATGTTGAGGGAAATTGGTGAGAGTCCTGAGATGATTGATATAATCGCTAACCATCATAAAACTCCAGCAGAAAATGATCCACTGGAGTTAACGCTGCTTAGAGAGTCTGACAATATGCATTGA